The following coding sequences are from one Streptomyces angustmyceticus window:
- a CDS encoding LysR family transcriptional regulator, translating into MPYDTDPRLLRAFLAVAEELHFTRAAARLYVAQQALSRDIRRLEREWGAALFLRTTRRVALTADGTRLLPYARRVVAAHDELADAFRAAPERPLLVDVGVPIGTAHGVLEAARDRVPDSCELVARFHSGLTGATAEITDGRLDVSFGRIAALPPGVRTGLDHQPVRLEPMAVLLRADHPLAARPAVPLAELAGETLYAAAGNPQTAEWTDLAERLFAGRGIAAAAPFPEIEGSQEFVRVVRKRGWSVLASVEFIEVPGMVLRPLVDPVPLSPVSLVWRRGLRHPGLDALRAAARELARERGWLTPPGSAWWLPEEDARVMGVRR; encoded by the coding sequence ATGCCGTATGACACCGATCCGCGTCTGCTGCGGGCCTTCCTCGCCGTCGCCGAGGAGCTGCACTTCACCCGGGCCGCCGCCCGGCTGTACGTCGCCCAGCAGGCGCTGAGCCGCGACATCCGGCGCCTGGAGCGGGAGTGGGGCGCCGCGCTGTTCCTGCGCACCACCCGCCGGGTCGCCCTGACGGCCGACGGGACGCGGCTCCTGCCGTACGCGCGACGGGTGGTGGCCGCCCACGACGAGCTGGCCGACGCGTTCCGGGCCGCCCCCGAGCGGCCGCTGCTGGTCGATGTGGGCGTCCCGATCGGCACCGCCCACGGGGTGCTGGAGGCGGCCAGGGACCGGGTGCCGGACAGCTGCGAGCTGGTCGCCCGCTTCCACAGCGGGCTGACCGGGGCGACGGCGGAGATCACGGACGGCCGGCTCGACGTCTCCTTCGGCCGGATCGCGGCGCTGCCGCCCGGGGTCCGGACCGGCCTCGACCACCAGCCCGTCCGGCTGGAGCCGATGGCGGTCCTGCTGCGCGCGGACCATCCGCTGGCCGCCCGGCCCGCCGTCCCCCTCGCCGAGCTGGCCGGCGAGACGCTCTACGCGGCCGCCGGCAACCCGCAGACCGCGGAGTGGACGGACCTGGCCGAGCGGCTCTTCGCCGGGCGCGGCATCGCCGCCGCCGCGCCGTTCCCGGAGATCGAGGGCTCGCAGGAGTTCGTGCGGGTGGTGCGCAAGCGGGGCTGGTCGGTGCTGGCGAGCGTGGAGTTCATCGAGGTGCCGGGGATGGTGCTGCGGCCGCTCGTCGATCCCGTGCCGCTCTCGCCGGTGTCCCTGGTGTGGCGGCGCGGACTGCGGCATCCGGGCCTGGACGCGCTGCGGGCGGCCGCCCGCGAACTGGCCCGGGAACGGGGGTGGTTGACGCCGCCCGGGAGCGCGTGGTGGCTCCCGGAGGAGGACGCCCGGGTGATGGGCGTACGCCGGTGA
- a CDS encoding DUF4232 domain-containing protein, protein MRRRSLLAAVAAALTLTVAAGAALTGCGSARMAALHANCTTKGLRWKLTVLKKKPHSAQREARLSIANKGAGPCVFHGFPAFEVHLGKGPESDARGHGKALPIDLGRGGTVTAALRYRDCPTGTPPDPLMVTNDLAVVSAPRDYPGRQAVVARDEKGKRLRMTVCADRIWMDPPRETAE, encoded by the coding sequence GTGCGACGGCGTTCACTTCTCGCGGCGGTGGCGGCCGCGCTGACCTTGACCGTGGCGGCGGGCGCGGCCCTGACCGGCTGCGGCTCGGCGCGGATGGCGGCGCTGCACGCCAACTGCACGACCAAGGGCCTGCGCTGGAAGCTCACCGTGCTGAAGAAGAAGCCGCACAGCGCGCAGCGCGAGGCCCGGCTCTCCATCGCCAACAAGGGCGCGGGCCCCTGTGTGTTCCACGGCTTCCCGGCCTTCGAGGTCCACCTCGGCAAGGGCCCCGAGTCGGACGCCCGGGGGCACGGCAAGGCCCTGCCGATAGACCTGGGGCGCGGCGGCACGGTCACCGCCGCGCTGCGCTACCGGGACTGCCCCACGGGCACCCCGCCCGACCCCCTCATGGTCACCAACGACCTGGCCGTGGTGTCCGCGCCGCGCGACTACCCCGGCCGGCAGGCGGTCGTGGCACGCGACGAGAAGGGCAAGCGCCTGCGGATGACCGTCTGCGCGGACCGGATATGGATGGACCCGCCCCGCGAGACGGCCGAGTAG
- a CDS encoding helix-turn-helix domain-containing protein, with the protein MEVIGAQLAMYRINTGLTQRELAERSTASEETIGSIEQGRRALMPHLATEFDQLLKTGGALATGVEKLPPKDKYPIWAEEFIGYEQEAISLSGYENGVVPGLLQTEGYAGATFRSKTPHLSEEKVEQSITDRLDRQQVLHKQIPVTASFVISEAVVLGNIGGREVMRGQISHLRQCAELTGVSIQILPLKRKHHAGLDGPFVLLETADHQHLAYTEAQRSSELTSDPDEFSILAQKYGMLRMQALNAEETVGLLDRLLGER; encoded by the coding sequence ATGGAAGTCATCGGCGCCCAACTGGCGATGTACCGCATCAACACCGGTCTCACCCAGCGCGAGCTCGCCGAACGCTCCACCGCCTCCGAGGAAACCATCGGCTCCATCGAACAGGGCAGGCGCGCCCTGATGCCACACCTGGCGACCGAGTTCGACCAGCTACTGAAGACGGGCGGGGCCCTGGCAACGGGCGTGGAGAAACTCCCGCCGAAGGACAAGTATCCGATCTGGGCGGAGGAGTTCATCGGCTACGAGCAGGAGGCGATCTCGCTCAGCGGCTACGAGAACGGCGTCGTCCCTGGACTGCTCCAGACCGAGGGCTACGCAGGCGCCACCTTCCGCAGCAAAACCCCGCACCTCAGCGAGGAGAAGGTCGAGCAGAGCATCACGGACCGGCTCGATCGTCAGCAGGTCCTGCACAAGCAGATCCCCGTCACCGCCAGCTTTGTCATCTCCGAGGCCGTCGTACTGGGCAACATCGGGGGCCGGGAAGTCATGCGGGGCCAGATTTCCCACCTGCGTCAGTGCGCGGAACTCACCGGGGTCTCCATTCAGATCCTGCCGTTGAAACGAAAGCATCATGCGGGGCTCGACGGGCCATTCGTGCTTCTGGAAACCGCTGACCATCAACACCTCGCCTATACCGAGGCGCAACGCAGCAGCGAGCTGACCTCGGACCCTGATGAGTTCAGCATCCTCGCTCAGAAATATGGAATGCTGCGAATGCAGGCTCTCAACGCAGAGGAAACCGTGGGTCTGCTGGACCGGCTGCTAGGAGAACGATGA
- a CDS encoding DUF397 domain-containing protein: MTHLTWFKSSYSGDEGGNCLEVAYAWHKSSYSGSEGGNCLEVAYTWHKSSHSSEQGGNCLEVAAHPTTIHVRDSKAPQGPHLDFSPGAWASFTSYAAGNAASTTAP; this comes from the coding sequence ATGACCCATCTGACGTGGTTCAAGTCCAGCTACAGCGGCGACGAAGGCGGCAACTGCCTCGAAGTGGCTTATGCATGGCACAAGTCCAGCTACAGCGGCAGCGAAGGCGGCAACTGCCTCGAAGTCGCCTACACCTGGCACAAGTCCAGCCACAGCAGCGAACAAGGCGGCAACTGCCTAGAGGTCGCCGCCCACCCCACCACCATCCACGTCCGTGACTCCAAGGCCCCCCAGGGCCCGCACCTCGACTTCTCGCCGGGGGCCTGGGCCTCGTTCACCTCGTACGCAGCAGGTAACGCTGCCTCCACGACAGCCCCGTAA